A window of the Plasmodium vivax chromosome 12, whole genome shotgun sequence genome harbors these coding sequences:
- a CDS encoding hypothetical protein, conserved (encoded by transcript PVX_083200A) codes for MNKAAGSNSGAEGKGKDGSDGSDGGDRGDQGDHSSGREHSAKSEQSGENVTREKAQQNGSEKQSEGGTPKDAPNDVDNSHGKEEPKAQGSNLSATSIDEEKKEEEKNTIASTRDDYPVDEKPPHSVRGESQKDGGQKIKHKYFKPNDTYNDAKKGETISSRNKKITKENLKVDMRDFFFTSQEKDVYEYIPDTSNYTICHNEANELYKDVVTMNKHFLDEINVNIYSSPLDTYLSSMLAAATEDSKEKEVNPLFRANSKGENNNNNNNNNSSISDEKKKKKQSDILDESPMNKPLYSYEFYKNKIFKHYHNNGLVIEVDPAKLKYNNSTQYEYGQNGSANLDDPLSYLQKLKCEVEDITAYINDLANRKREAYDPDHPYDKLNEDVTEHEQIVKKIMHNREPPEILLELFSLKNDIDDMINDDNLRTLLKTEKVEKMAPQGGVATSPEGCNKEVVRAILDRLQNWDDAFPKKGEPTGEKGSKQSNGNIQKGIQKDIRGDSLPKHVHIYTLQNGKEKEIQTAHLLTLERKIADIEKALGVDKMAMLPYDDLNHAILDLYNKLSLLDSIKLENVKKKMQNLQSEFLNLKKFKKDLLNVSKDRGNYEESIDELFKILDLWKKTHHIIPNVLARLHQLKRVHDNAQSFSSRLNDLEKQQSKLDDTISLAEQNIKLINSKIDQNVHFLQDTLRRMESEGVFPSNNE; via the coding sequence ATGAACAAAGCGGCGGGAAGCAACTCGGGCGCAGAGGGGAAGGGAAAAGACGGAAGCGATGGTAGCGATGGCGGTGACCGAGGCGACCAAGGCGACCACAGCAGTGGGCGCGAGCATAGTGCGAAAAGTGAACAGTCCGGGGAAAACGTCACACGTGAGAAGGCTCAGCAGAATGGCTCGGAAAAGCAGTCCGAAGGAGGCACCCCAAAAGATGCCCCAAACGATGTGGACAACTCGCACGGAAAAGAAGAACCAAAGGCGCAAGGCAGCAACTTATCCGCAACCTCCATAgacgaggaaaaaaaggaagaagaaaaaaacactatTGCAAGTACGCGCGATGATTACCCCGTTGATGAGAAGCCACCACACAGTGTGCGGGGAGAAAGCCAAAAAGATGGaggacaaaaaataaaacacaagTATTTCAAACCAAACGATACGTATAACGACGCAAAGAAGGGAGAAACCATCTCGAgcagaaacaaaaaaataacgaaagaaaatttaaaagtagATATGCGGGACTTCTTTTTTACCTCACAGGAGAAGGATGTCTACGAATATATTCCAGACACGTCCAACTACACCATCTGTCACAATGAAGCGAACGAATTGTATAAAGATGTAGTCACCATGAATAAGCATTTTTTGGACGAAATAAATGTTAACATATATTCGTCCCCGCTGGACACCTACTTATCGAGCATGCTAGCCGCCGCCACGGAGGACTCAAAAGAGAAGGAAGTAAATCCTCTGTTTCGGGCAAACTCAAAAGGCgaaaataacaataacaatAACAATAACAATAGCAGTATAtcagatgaaaaaaaaaaaaaaaaacagagcgACATATTGGACGAAAGCCCCATGAACAAACCACTATATTCTTACGAgttttacaaaaacaaaatctTTAAGCATTATCATAATAACGGTTTAGTCATCGAAGTAGATCctgcaaaattaaaatacaaCAACTCTACGCAGTATGAATATGGTCAGAACGGGTCGGCCAATTTAGACGACCCTCTATCTTATTTGCAAAAGTTGAAATGCGAAGTGGAAGACATAACTGCCTACATTAACGATTTAGCCAATAGGAAGAGGGAAGCGTACGACCCGGATCACCCATACGACAAATTAAACGAAGATGTAACAGAGCATGAACAAATTGTTAAGAAAATTATGCATAACCGAGAGCCACCCGAAATACTGCTGGAACTTTTTTCgctaaaaaatgacatcGACGATATGATAAATGATGACAATTTGAGAACATTGCTGAAGACGGAGAAGGTGGAGAAAATGGCGCCCCAAGGGGGGGTCGCTACTTCTCCTGAGGGTTGTAACAAAGAAGTGGTGAGAGCTATCCTCGACCGGCTGCAGAACTGGGATGATGCtttccccaaaaaaggagaaccaACTGGGGAAAAGGGCAGCAAGCAGAGCAATGGGAATATTCAAAAGGGCATCCAAAAGGACATACGCGGGGACTCCCTTCCAAAGCACGTACACATCTACACCCTGCAAAAcgggaaagaaaaggaaattcaAACCGCCCACCTCCTAACgctggaaagaaaaattgcagaTATTGAAAAGGCCTTGGGGGTAGATAAAATGGCCATGCTTCCATATGATGACCTCAATCATGCCATCCTAGATTTATACAACAAACTGAGCCTGCTAGATTCCATCAAAttggaaaatgtgaaaaagaaaatgcagaaTCTGCAATCTGAATTTttgaacttaaaaaaattcaaaaaggaTCTTTTAAACGTCTCCAAAGATAGAGGAAATTACGAAGAGTCCATTGATgagctttttaaaatcttaGACCTCTGGAAAAAGACTCACCACATAATTCCAAACGTGCTGGCAAGGCTTCACCAACTCAAGCGGGTGCACGACAACGCGCAGTCCTTCTCCTCCAGGCTCAACG